The genomic window ggtttcgtcttccttgtcaagacgatcgatcgatttatatgagcgcaaagctcccggaatttgactttgaatcttccagtttaagtcataaacatcggtatttttggcagctaaaattgcgcgtgcactcaagcaattgtagttacgataatttgaccaatgttcggatcatcttccgttgaagcgAATTGACAagagggaggtgaaattgatatcaaaccactggaaatatcaaccgaaatttgcccatttccaattcttagcgaatacaatgtaaaatgtcatcggcaatgtaattttttcgtatcccataattatcgcgaatttgaaggctgatatgtcgaaatgatcttcgcgaaaagtatgcgaactttagtggcatgcgaagtaactatcgcattgtccttcgtctgtttccagtgattatcatgttccagcaaacgcaactgctggcatgcttctcaaaaagttgcacacattgtaccattcacaatacgcaatgacttaaatgaagttgaaccgcgagacgcacaacagtcggaaaactttcatgaattgcaaaagtaaacatcttacaaagcgctttattgcggttcacatatTGACCCATTtcatactgctgatctcatatcgttcaaggccaataaccgctatgttgctttctttggtgacgcacttgcaaacgtatttgatcgatttcaccaatctgcaatattcaaaattgacatgagttttaatgtgaattagacaaaagtgccgaatatggtacgatccatgtgttgtcaactttgatgtgttgttaacgtcgatattcacgcctctaaatgctaaatgttctgccattgtcgtctggtgagcgacgccgatacagtgaatatccatcatttcccatttccgtttctgAAAGAAAaacacatgagtagtgtttcgtgcatttattgtcaaacatacaaaccaaagtgggattgtaaggttcgcaaggtccatgaatcatattggttttcaccacttcgtataattctggatctatctctgaatcaggaatttccgcagaaatgatttcatcaatttgatctggtgtaatcactatccgcatccaaagaagaatgtgtgcgtacccaacagaatacattcagcatctaacagcaccatatataccataggttgcttcaagataaagaccatcaaacatcgcagctattgtttaaaaagtcgtgctgtgatatcgtcacgatcgctagctgattgaccgcgatccattaTTCCGCActtatgtcatcgcattttgggagtacttcttgcctttctttgggctgccatacgttgatggcaaaaagaacgccgaccaatattagcgccacctcttcgtggcttcgtaacaaatttcaatctgtaattgatcactatgtgtgaaacacacagaaagttttcactgaataattttcaataatttttcctttggatagccggaattaaaaagcaagcgaccgcaattatacaattcaaataatttacaaatcaaaatattgaaaaacaaaacaaactaaaattgaaaaaaatgtgtatggaaaatgttactttttggaattgtccaattttccgacttcttctcattaaaagtataaggtattttgtttctaaacctttcctgatccacaacaaacaatcTTTCAttttcaagattggttcagccgttctcttagtgttactaacaaataaacattcatatttattgtaacgtttgtatggggaaaaggaaagggctgtttttaggggttttccggaaactgTTCGATTTTTTCTCGCCGTagaaaccatctttgaacttcaacaaacatttaagaaaaagaattcggccaaattggtccaggcgttattgagttatgcgcgtacatacacattttgacgattcatttttatttacatacataagtacatagatTATTCTAGCACCTGCAATTTTGGAGTAGGGTAACCTCGGTAAAGAATGGCCTACCAATTTCGTGGCTTAACGGAAGAAGATCCTTTGAGTGCTTTATAAAAAGGAGTGTGCTGAAAGGCAGTCCATCAACAACCAtagcttaaaatttaaaataaatgtgtgaatttataaatatgtattgctGTTTCAGTTTTCCTCAGTACACTTCAAGATGTTGACTACTCCcttagtacaccatgtcgtatgagctaCGCAAAATTTATAAGGCATGAACTACGCCTTTGTTCACTTATACCAGAGTGAACGTAAAAAGAAGCAAAATcttcaaaattgtattttgaaTGGGTCAGTTCCGTTGGGAAGAGTTTTTTTTCATGTATAAATCTGTTGCTTCTAGCCCTTATTCCTCACTGGGGTTTGTATGCCTTATTTCTTCCGAGAATCCCaataagtttttcaaaataagatTTATTTCCTAAAGTCGATGTCGATGTTCGTACTTGTTCGACAAGGcggaaaattcttttatttctatACCTCGGGTTACGAGACATATAACTTCCTGAAGGGCATTCAGTGTCAcaatttttcttgaaataatcgaatctccaaacttttcttaCAATAATTTGGTTAATGTACGTGCGGTTTAGcacgtagccccgtcttgttggaagtagatattgtcaagatcaacttcttccaattgcggccataaaaagttggttatcatcgatctgtACCTTcaaaagaagtacggaccgatgattttCTTAGACCAAaagccacaccaaactgtcaatttaggtaaATCTAATGGTTGTCCATGAATAATTTTTCTACTTTCTTTGCGCCAGAATCAACAGTTTTGTATATTTACCACTCAAATGAAAGTAAGCCTgatcggagaagatgattttcttaaaacaatCGTTAgcgttttaattttgtaagtaaatatttatggcAAAGTACAAAGTGTTGTAATAAAACTTAGTGAGTTTATGACCTATAACatacataaagaaaaaaataccatATTTGCAATTCATTCGCGCTTTCGTCGAATATAGAATGTTCACAAATTGGCCTTTCTTTACTTACTTTCGCTTtcaatttccaagaaaattaaacaatgtcagtaattttgtttttcgcaCTTTACACGTATAATTCGatgtaaattttacaattttattgtccaattaaaaactttatatgCGTGTGTAGCTTTCACTTTTTAAAGttgtaaatttcataaatttttatcagTAATCACTTGTTGTattcttaagttaattaatattttcattactttatttaaagtttattcAATAGCGTTGGACcgtaaaaaaaacactcaaCGGTATTCATAAATTTCCAGagaaatgaattttaataattattcgtGAGGAAATTAAATGCTTTGAATAATTACACTGATTATTTAATTTGTTCGATGTCATAAGCTTTGCGCTTTCATGTCTTAACCtgacataataatattttgtaaatttccaGTTGTAAGTATTCCTCATGGAACACCGCAATAAAGTGATAAACTTCGCTCAGTCACAGTACTTTTGCCGTAAACAAATCGCTCACCGTTGGCGACTTGTCACCGAACAGTAAATGCGTACTTCAAGTGGACCTGAAGTGAAAATCCCGTTCCTTCATGCATACACGTGTTTCTATCCAGTTTTGCTTTCTTTTGAATTATTGTACTGGCTGCTGAAGCACCTCAGTGGCCCCCTCAAACCTCATCTGTACGAGTGAGTCTGTAGAGTTCTCAATTGCTTGCAAATAGCGTCAGTTTGTCTTGCTGCCTCCTGATATGACTTGAAGGTTTTTTCGCCTTTCGCAAACTTTGACGCTCCAAATGTCGTCGCACTTGGATATGAGTGTAATCAGCTCACATGTGAGGACctgtaataaataaacaaaaatgtaaagaaatacaaaattagttattttacaattttctaaaGCGGATATAGAACCACTAAATAATAAAGAACCACTCAAACGGCTTCACTTGGAATGTTACTCAACCTACCATCAATCGACAATTGCAGTGGAAAGCTCAGCAAAGGAAATCAGCTGCATGATTGGCGGCGTGAGGCGAATTTTCCACAATAACTTTCGAGCTTAGCTCGATAGGCAGGGGGTCGGTGGATAACATACTATAGATCACATACATAGCTGCAGAAGAAGCAGCGAAGTATGCAAAAGAAAGACACTGCTATGCCAATTTCCTGCACTATCTAAAAGTCGACCGAAAtcgcttatatatgtatatgtatagtgtCTTCGTAGTTCATAGGGCTTGACgaagtattaaaattaattaccaagtcgctcttaaagttcgTGACGTTCAAAAAccgattaaaaattaatttaaaattttttcccaatgaccgtattgaaaaacaaataagacAAATTTTAATCTCAAACACGTAATTGAGAATTAGAAAGCTAGTTTGTTTTAGATTAAACAGTTTTTCTCGTACATTCAgcgcaaaaaataatattttaaatttaaatctcAAGCATCTTAGATTGAAgcttgctttttgtttttttgagaaaagcttTTCGTAAAAGAAAACATGCACGTTTTCGAGCTGGACTTTCGGATAATTCCAAACAAACTAAGTACGTGCGACACTATTTATCTAAAGTCAAATATTTATCATGCAGTATCCCACTTAAGAATATCCGTTGGAGAATTATGAGGCAAATGACGACCTTGACCTTACAAATATACAGATTTTCACGATTTTATCGCTCGTAAATATGTGCCAGAGTATGTATGTGGCGCTCCCACGTATGGAGAGGAACTGTAATGTACGTGTAAACAACCACATAAATCGAGTGGGCGCCAGCTGTGTGACTCAGCCGCGCAAAGGTCTGATACTCTGACTTTAGTTAAAATTTACAGCGCCACAAAATTGCCTCGTGTAGGCGCAGGGTCAGTTCAGGGATACTTATGCTCATAAATATTCGCGATTTTACCAAAATAGTTTTGCAAATTTGAAGTAATTGCTTCtgcacaacaaaaacgaaaatagaAACACAGTACTGCGTCATAGCTATACATAATTTTCCGACTTCGCTTTTACTTATAAATAACTACGACTTATTGGTGGACAACCCAGAAAGTTTTCCAGCCTGTTTGGCGccacaaaaaccaaattttggGCTGTTACTGATCGCCAATGAGTCAATAGACGCGACTTGTCTTAGAAAAATACGTTCTGCAAGGTTCATTGATATTTTATGAAAGTTAAGCACTATTTTTGATAAAAGGTCAGCCATAGGCAATCCGATATATATATCCAGTATCTTTGGTTGATAAGTCATGGTAAAATTTCGACCATTATGTACTAAGTTCCCTTCTGACCCTGACGGTTTTATTTGTCTACTTTAAAGTGAAGAGATAGATGGAAtacaaacttttattattttcacactgtagcCAATAGCCGTGTTAAATTAATTCTacgtaccgaatttggttgaaattggtagAGTAGTTTGTGTGATATATAATTTCACCCAAAAATTAATGATTCCAAGCTCATAGTGAGTTATTTCGCatatagtagtttttaacataaACGTTACGCGGGGAGTAGGCCCGATATTGTCCGGATTTACTCACGTGTGGTTGTAAATCCCACCGAGATATGCGATTAATATATAGTCTGATATGCATTCCAATATTCGTTATTATTAAATCGCCTAGCCTTCTTAAAAGTCCTACGAGAGTACCGTCAAATGTTCTTTAGTTTTCCATTCATCCAAGGTTTGTCTGTGGTGGAATCCGCCCTTCGAAGAGGGCATGTTGTTTCAAAGGAACCGATGACATTTCCTACAGCTAAGTTTATATCTGGCACGGAACTTAAGGTGCTGGTACGGAGAGTGTACTTATAGAGCGACCCAGTTCGGTTACATATTAGTTCCGTTCGGTTTTGGATCTATTCCTGGTCATCGGTTGCTTTAAGCATTCGACATTTACTTTGAAGTCAATGTACCTATGTATGCTCTAAACATACTTGCCAATCCGATACTAGGCCTAAcgcatttttattacatatggTTAGGTCTAAGACTTCTCTTCTACGCATATTTATGAAGGTGGGTATGTTACCTACATATTTTAGTATGTCCTATTATGACTAGACCACAAACAACTATTAGATGAATAGTGATATCAGGACTGTCAGGTTGACGCCTTGTCCAAAATTCTTGAGTCCAATCATATCTCAAATCATCTCACATATATAACTCTAAATGTATACTGCCGCAAGTAACCTCATAGCCCAGGAAACCCTTACTATTTTAATGACAAGACATAAAATAAAGTGACATCACAATCCATATGTGTATGACATGAATGTATACAAATGGTAATGAAACTTAAATCTAAACtaaaatatctatatacatgcatatgtatgtatttgctcaCACATTAGAAAAAACCTTGAATCGAATTTGTTGGCCTTTCTAAAAGTCATGTGATTAACCCACAATAACCAGGGGACTGCGCAAATGTGGTTTTGGTATTGTCAAATGTGCCGTTAACATTTCAACGCTAGATCCATTTCGCATTGTGATCTTAAAAACAATGCAAATCATGAGAACAAATTGATGGTTGTCAAGTCTAAGGGCTTCAGGGTGAATGCATGTCGAATTTAAGTGAGCCAAAACCAACCCTTTCGATTGTGGCGAATAAGTATTCATTACACATGTaaacacatataaaaaattctgaTTCAAAGTCTTATCTAAGAACCGCTTAacctgaaaaaaatttatgtttcgaAATAGAACCATAAGTTTTCATTGCCAACAAAAATATTCCACTCAACTATCGACTGACTTTGTTGGCGCTTCACACATCAAAACCATATTTTCAAGCTAATTGAACATAGAATATGGACTAGGAGATGCGGTGCTAAAAAATATAGTACATACGTGTATAAATATGTTCGCTCGGAGTTGTGGTCACGTGTTTTTGTATACTCTTTTCTTATGGTTTAACTCTATAAAACAATCTTTCTTGAATAGTTTCCAAGCGTTAAACTGGATTAGTTGATCGAAAAACCGGAATAGCTTTTCTTTTGATGTCATTTTGCTCAATCATTGCTTTGCTATAACATAAAGTCAATTGAATTTAGTTCCTAGAATTTGATTCATCATTCAGCTGGTACTTGTAACAATTCAGTACTTGGAATTCATTCGCCAAGTCACCTGTATaagcaagttaattaacaaGTTTTACAATCTTACGTATATGTACTTTACGGTGTCCGTTATTTCTAAAGTTGATTTTTTCCGCATTCATAAAAGTGTTATACATtttatgttgctcatacgacgtGGTGTACCGTGTGAATGGCCAATACATGGAATAGTAATTTCAATTGCGTATAATTTTGAATGGAATGTTTTTAtggaacaaaatattaaaaccgTTTTCATAAAGTGgaaatcattttcttcaaaattgtaGAGTTACTCACTTATTGAAATATATCAGAAAATCATATGTTATATACAtgggaaaaatatataattcagccatggttttaaatgaaaattaagaatttttttacgTTTGACTTAGGCTTTAAGaatattaatatgaaattaGTTTCCAAAACGAAATTCTTATCTTTAAGCGTTTTTACTTCTCACCACTACTTTCTTATGCTATTCTTTCACATGGCAAGGGCTTAGCTTTGTAAGACTTTTCATTTGATGGTAACATccatgaataaaataaataactcggcgcacaaacatatatagtatatgtctttttcttctttatttgggCTTTAGCCGCGTTTACAACAGCAGACCAGCCTCTTTTCCTTTctactgtttggcgccaatcggaggttccaagtgtagccaggttcatctccacctgatctttctcAACGTGGTGGAattctttctctgcttccccaaGCGGATACTGCGTgaaatactctcagagctgaagtgttttcgtccaatcggatgacatgacctagccagcgtagccgctgtctgttaattcgatgaactatgtcgatgtcgtcatatatctcataaagctcatcgttccatcgagtgCGATATTCACccttctctcgaacactcctaaggccgactgatcagatgttgtcatcgtccatgcctctgcaccatatagtatcacaggaataataagtgactttTAGAGATTGGTTTTTCTTCGTCGAAAAGaattttcttctcaattgcctactcagtccaaaataacacctgttggcaagagttatcctgcgttggatttccaggctgacattgttgttggggTTAATgcaggttccaagatagacggaaTTTtcaacgacttcgaagttatgactgtcaacagtgacgggAAAGACAAGTCGCCAGTGtgatgattgtttgtttgatgactgaagatatttcgttttgccctcattcacgaccagacccatttcttattcagtctggagaaagcagaactcacAGCGTGGATGTTGAGttcaatgatatcaataagaAGTGCTGCGCTTACttctgtaaaaaaaagaaaaacatttaagttttcataaatatttattttggcgccttcaaagtaattccaaCCAGttttaatacacttatgccaaggATATTTCCAGTCCTCAAAAGGTTTTTCATAAGCACCTTTCGCGATGGTCATCAGCCCgtttagcgaattttgttttatctcttcgatcgacggATAGATAGTATCTGAATTGTTCGCATGCTTCCAGATCCTCGAAGTCGTTTCTTCGTTCTTGGCGTCAATCCAATCACAGCTTAACGCCGCCGGTATCACATcggggggcgaagggggccgtcgccacGGGCCCAatgtcttgggggcggcaaaacgatcttcgctgttttttaatatttagaaaaatacttcaacaaatatttttacaaaggttacatattataaaagaagagttggtcgatctcaagtaagatttgatcaatttaagtttgctaaaagaACTTTCTCAAGATGCAACTGATACAGATGTAGTAagtagtattcttaaagctgtcgctaacgtcttgtaggcttccagtcccattgaagaaatgtataataaataaaaaatgatttttttatggcttttaataaggtgtcttgtaaatttacaaTCAATTTCcccaaaaaccgtattgtgagaattttggaacttcagaatttgcgtggcttctagttcctaaaatttatataatatatcgaagatattttgtaaaaattcacttttgttcgaaccacctcatgaaacttgtaggtaggtagataaaggggggcggcagaacagcCTTGGctccgggcgcccgaagttgtagctacgccactgacaAGAAAATACACTTGAGCTTCTCGCCGAAATCAAtgtaaattaagaaattcgcGCTACTATTGATCGTAACCAGCAAATTGGAGATTTTCGTTAGGAAGTGATCAATTTTACTGTAGAAAGTCTCATCGATATTTACGACAAGTGCAGGAAAGCTTAAAAGGAAGTAGACAATCACGCTCTAAAGTCACCGTGAACGGCATGTATATGCTAGCTGCTTGTGCTGTTAGGCCAATGGGAAAGATCGACGGTGATATAAACGGataaatataattgtaataataGAAGGATTAACCCGATTATGGATAGACACAGGAAATGCCAAAGAGCAACATGGGTGTGATGATCAAAGTTGTATCACAACGTGCCAAGCCAATGAGCAAATAGTTTATGCTGTTACACATTTGAGGACTTGACAGTATAGTCATGGAGATGATATTGCCAATAATACCGAATATGCCGACAATATTCAATACAATGCCACAAACCCAAAACTCTAGACGGGTATTGTCATCCAGATGAAAGACATCCTTGATTGCTGTAGAAATTGTGGTAGGTGAAACTCTCTGTCAACTGGGGAAAGAGTATGCCGTCGTCCACAGCGCTGTTGCCGAGTGAGAATCTTGTGGAATCTGCGGGCGCAGTATATTCAACGAAGACGTTGCTATCCGACACACTTTGTATGCCATACGTCGAACTATCCACAACAACATCAGCGGGCGGTAGCAAAGCGTGCTCTGGGCGTAGTTGATCCTGTATGCGTTGAGATGAATTTAAAGCATGAAAAAAGTGCGGTTCGAATTCGTGCGTCGTATTGAGTTCAGTCATCGATCTGCGATAAGAAGCGAAGAAGAAAATTTCGTAATTTTCCttacaaaacttttatattttgcatACAAGTAAAGcttgaaaatatcacaaaacaCTGGCTTTAACCTAAAGTACAGCATTCAATCAATAACGTCCTTAAAATTGTTGCAGCCTATTTATATAAttcttcacttatttttatatatttaccaaaaaaaattgcaacgtTCTTTATATGCTTATAAAGCTGTATCTTTGgagcttttaaaattatttatagcaattttacatttgtaaaagtttttattttattttttggttttttatttaactttttactaattttagtcaagtttttttataacataccctttatttttttttaattattatttaacaacaataaaatattcaattttttatttctataagtAATCTCCTGCCTAATCCTCTTTTTACTTCATGTTAAGCTTTTTCCGAAAAGTATGAGCCATTCAAAAGCACTCAAAGGTATTTACAACCCTtcaccaaaatatattttaataaacattcttgagtaaatataatattttgtatcaaTCCGCTGAATATTGAATATTGGTAGTCGCAAAAGCTTTGCTATTTCATGTTTGACTCTggcatttcaaaattttcttcatttctagTAGCAAGCACACCTCACTGAATCCTACAATTGCGAGTTGGTAGTTCTGATACAGCTCTCTTTGCGCCAAAAAATTCCGGTTTGAACGCTCCAttagttgtatatacatacacatgtaagtatgtatttccTCAGTTTAGTTTCAGCTTTCGTTGCCTTTTATAGTTTTAGTTGCTCCAAGGATATGACTCTAGTCAACGTCTGTTCGGGAGCTTATCTCTAACCTGTCTCTGAGTCTGCAGCGTTTTCAATTGCTTGGCAACAGCGTCAGTTTGGTTTACCGTCTCCCTTTTATGACTTGATAGCTTTTCTCCATTTCGTAAAGCTTGTCGCCACGGTCATTCAGTCAAGTGATATGTATGTTGACAAGGAAACTTGCAGTTGCAACTACTTAAATATCACACGTGCGCTGGAGAATTGGATTGCCAAGTGAAGACTTGTGTAAGCACGagctgcaacaaaaaatataatgaaattcaAAGTTAAACTATGTATgtgcaatttttatactctcgcaacaaagttgctaaggagagtataatagttttgttcacattacggttgtttgtaagtcctaaaactaaaagagagagtagagttgaaatccggatatctgtctgtccgtccgtccgtccgtccgtgcaaactgtaacttgagtaaaaattgagatatcatgatgaaacttggtacacgtattccttggctccataagaaggttaagttcgaagatgg from Bactrocera tryoni isolate S06 chromosome 5, CSIRO_BtryS06_freeze2, whole genome shotgun sequence includes these protein-coding regions:
- the LOC120777144 gene encoding uncharacterized protein LOC120777144 — protein: MTELNTTHEFEPHFFHALNSSQRIQDQLRPEHALLPPADVVVDSSTYGIQSVSDSNVFVEYTAPADSTRFSLGNSAVDDGILFPQLTESFTYHNFYSNQGYRFAAPKTLGPWRRPPSPPDVIPAALSCDWIDAKNEETTSRIWKHANNSDTIYPSIEEIKQNSLNGLMTIAKGAYEKPFEDWKYPWHKCIKTEVSAALLIDIIELNIHAVSSAFSRLNKKWVWS